The nucleotide window ACGCGAAACCAGTGCTGGCGGTCGTGGCTGGCCACCACGCGGTAGCCTTCCCAGCCCTTGGGGTAGGCGCTGGCGCCGGCGTTGAGAAACTTCACGTTGACTGCCAGCCCCGCCGCACCCTGCAGGCTGAAGTGAAACCACTGGGCAAACCCGGCGGCCGAGTCCTTGCGGATGTTGACCTGGATGTTGCGGGGGTCCTCCAGGCTCACCACCTCGATGGCGCCGGAATCGAACTGGGTGGAGATATGGAGTTGTGTCATGGGCTGCAAAGTGGTGCCGAAAGGCTGATAGGGATTGTAGAAGCCCGGTGCGCCAGGGGCGCGTATTCAAGTTTTCAGAAAAAGGGCCGATATGACAGAAAGCCCTCAAAGCACCACCATGAACATCGCCAGCACCCCCGCCGTACAAGCCGCCACTGCCGCCGCGCAGGGCCCCACGTCGGACGCGTTGAACATTCTGGTGCTCAAGAAGGCGCTGAACCAGCAGGCCGTGGCCGCCGCCACGCTGATCCAGTCCCTGCCGCCCGTGCCCGCCCTGGCCACCAGCGGCAGCGTTGGCA belongs to Rhodoferax saidenbachensis and includes:
- a CDS encoding putative motility protein, whose protein sequence is MTESPQSTTMNIASTPAVQAATAAAQGPTSDALNILVLKKALNQQAVAAATLIQSLPPVPALATSGSVGTRLNTFA